A region of the Bdellovibrio sp. ArHS genome:
TAGCGGGAGCCCAGGAAGTTTGCACCGTCGATGTTTCGCAAAACTTTATCGACTGGAGCAAAAAGAATTTCGAGATCAACGGTTTGAATCCCGAAGACGACAAGTACGAGTTCTGGGTTCAAGACTGCATCCTTTTCTTAAAGGGTACGATTCGCCGTAAAAGAAAATTCAATTTGATTATCTGTGATCCGCCGTCCTTTGGTCGCTCTAAAAACGGCGTATTTTCAATCAGCAAAAACTTCGACGAACTTTTGATTAATGCTCTGTACTGCCTGGAAAAAAATGGTCTGCTGTTGTTCTGCACGAACTACGAAAAATGGACAACGGGAGACCTGCATCTGAAGTTGAACAAACTGAAAAAAGATTTTTCGTTTAAAATTTTGCCAGCACCAGCGCAGGGCGTGGACTTTGAGCTCCCCGATCAGGAGCCCTTGATGAAGTCTCTTATTCTTAGAAAAAACTAAAATACGATCTTAGGGATAAAAGTCGTATTTCACCTGCACCCGCTTTTCACCTTGCAGACCCATCTTCGAGCCGCTGGCATAAGGTGGGACCGTGCGTTTCACAATCTTTTTCGCTTTAGGGAAAGGCTTCTCGTCAACGAAGCAGTCAAAGCGTTTGTCCTTACACATCCTTGCAAAGTCGGCTTTCTGATTTTTCAACACGAACAATTCAACTGCCTTGGTCATCTTTTCCAAGGTCTGCACATCCTGTCCATCGACAACAATTCCGCCCGGCTTTGAGGTCGTTTCAGAAGTCTTTTTTTCCGCCTTTTTCGTCTTGTCCGCGGACGAGGACTTTAGATCATGGAACTCATCCCAATTCGCTGTTTCTTTTTTTTGCGTGGCACAACCACAAATTACAAGCAGAGCTGCTAAGACAAAAAATTTTTTCATCACTTCACCCATTCAGACCAAAGCTGTTTTTCGCCGCGCGGATTGGCTTTTGCGTACTCGTAAAACTGACGAACAAATTCCGCACGTTCTTTTTGATAAGGATACTTCCAATCCTTCGGATCACCGACCGCCAAGACATCATAGTCGTTACTAAGCTTTTTGTTTCTTTCGACAATGTCATCGAAAGAAACGTAACGAGCATTGATCAGCATGTCGTACAAAACCATGAAGGTCGTGGTTCGCCCCTTCCCTGCTCGACAATGAAAATGCACCCACGAATTTTCCGGCAGCACACGAAAGGCTTCGATGAACCGATCCACCTCAGAATCGACCGGGCGCACATGATCCGTCACCGTAAGGCGCACGTACTGATGACCTGCGCTGCGAACCATGCTCTCTTCGGTTTCAATACTCTTAATCAAAGTGCCGGCCACCTTTTCTCCGACTCGCAGATCGCCCAATAGGCGACGTTCCCGCCGAACGGCCTCATCATGATTTAAATCCGCATTGGCCCAGTCACGATCCGCCTGCCACGTCACTGGCGTATCATTGATCAGGCCGTGTGACTCTTGCCGCAAATCAAAGACGTATAATGATGACTTGTTCTTTTTAACGGGTTTGCCTACCTGCCGCAAAGCCTTCGGGTCCAAAGTCGCGCTTCCGGAAATTCTCAGGTCCTCGTTCTTTCGATAGTTCACGGCACTGCCGCCGGCATACTTTTTATCAAAAACCAGCTCCACCGGCTCGGTCGGCTGCGGTTTGGTCATAAAAAATGAGGACTTTGGCGCCGGCGTGATCTCGGAGTCGCCCCCACCGCTTTGCAGACTCTTTTCCGCGCAGGAGGACAATAACAATAAAGAAAGCATCAAGGATGTTATTTTCATAGTTGTTCTACCTCACTCTCTGTTTAGAGTAAGGGTATTCTGGACTCGCGTCCACCTCAAAGCTTCTTTAATCTGAAGGTATGAAATACCTTTTTCTTCCTTTCGCCTTCGTTCTTTGCGCCTCTTCTTACGCCCAGACTTCACAAGAGCTTACAAATATCGTGCGCTGTCACGAATCCTTAAATGACAAATCAGAGGGGCAAAGTCAGAAGTTGGGACTGGAATCCCCCACTCCCATCGCGCTTCCCTGGGGGAAGACTATTTATTTTATCACCGACTCATCGATCTACTCGATCGAGCACAAATTTGCCGGTCAAGATGTGGTTTTCCATTTAGAGGATAACAAAACGCCTTATGTGAAAATGGGTTTTCAGAAAGATGGCAGTCTGGGCGGAATATCCTATGCCGAGTTAAGCAAAGAAGAAAAAGGAAAGGCGATTGCCCCCAAAGCGAAGCTGGATCAGGCGACTTTGCATGTCTTCAAGAAAGAACTTGTGCGCAGAATGAACAGTGTCACGGGGGAATATCAGAATAAATACGACCCTCAAGGCACCATCGATGCCCTGTCTGAATGTCGTAAAGTCAACGATCCGGAACTTCAAAAAAGTTTAGACAAACAACTTCCCTTTTATGAGAAGCTGTTAAAAAAAGCGGGTAAAAATAAATATCAAAAAGACTCTTCTGGAAAAAAGTAACGCAAAGAAATTAGGCCTGCAAAGTCCCGCGATCAAAAAGTTCCTGCAGGTATTGCACCGCTGAATCCTGCGTGCGCATATAATAGTGCGCACGCAAAATCCCCTGTTCTTCTGACGTTAACGATGCATTTGTTCCCAGCTTTTTCAAACGATCCTGACTGATGTGGTAAAGACTTAAGGCGCCGGCCACCGAGATATTAAAACTCTGCACAAAGCCCGTCATCGGAATGATAATGGTCTCATCGGCCGCCGCGATCATCTCTGGCGAGACGCCGTCTTTTTCATTGCCGAGAACCACAGCCACCTTGCCGGAAAAATCAATTTCATGCAGAGGCTTTGCTTTCGCATCCAAATGAGTCACACAGATTTTATAGCCTTGTTCTTTCAAGGTCTTCACGCAGTCGGAGGTTTTTTTCCATTTCTGCACCTCAACCCACTTGTCTGCACCTTGCGTGACCCGATTGGCTTCTTTGAACTTTTCCTGAGTTTCAATGACGTGGAAGTTGCCAAAGCCCAAGCCTTCCGCACTTCGCATCACCGCCGAAATATTGCCGCGGTCGTAAATGCCTTCCAAAACCACAGCGGTATCGAAGTTTCTTAAAGAGACCACGCGCTCAATTTTCTGGCGACGTTCGTCGGTCAGCAAAGGCCCGATTTTCTCAAGCACCAATTGATAATGAACTTTCAAATGAGCATTGATATCCAGCTCGGGCCCGTATGGAAACATGAAACCTACTTGTGCAAGAACTCAGGATTTTTAGCCAAATCACGAGTGATATTTTTTTGGTGCGCCTCAATAGTTCCGCCGCCGATTTCCAGAAGTTTGGCGTCTCTCCAAAGTCTTTCCACGACGTATTCACCGACGTAGCCGTAACCACCTAGAACCTGGATCGCGCGATCCGCCACATTCTTACCCATGGTTGTCGCCACCAGCTTCACACCGTCTGAGTCCAGACGATTGCCTTCTTTATTCAAATCCATGCGGCGAGCGGTTTCATAAACATAAGCACGGGCCGCTTTGTACTCGGCATAACTGTCAGCAACGTAGCGCTGAATCTGTCCAAAGAAATTCAAGGATTTTCCGAAAGCTTCGCGCTCTTGGGCATAACGATTCATGATTTCAATAGAGCGACGAGCAATGCCTAGGCTCATCGCGGCCAAAGTCAGACGTTCCAGCTCTAGGTTACGCATCATGTGCAACATCGAGTCCCCTTCGTGTCCGATAAGAGCCGAAGCAGGAACCTGACAGTCTTGGAACACAAGCTCAGCAGTGTTAGATCCGCGCATGCCCAATTTGTCTTTGATTTTTTGTCCTACCTGAAAACCTGTATGATCTTTTTCAACCAGGAAAGTGGATATTTGTGCCCGTCCATTTTTTTCGCCGGTCTTAGCATAGACCAGAGTCAAATCACAAGGCGTGTTGTTTTCATCGATCGTGCCATTCGTGATCCACATTTTACGACCATTTAAAACATAGCCATTGGCGTTTTTTTCCGCGCGGGTTTGCATGCCCAAAACATCCGTGCCGACAGCAGGTTCTGACATCGACATTGAACCCACCCATTCACCCGAGCACAGCTTCGGCAGAACACGAGCGCGCTGTTCATCGCTGCCGTTCACCGCAATGTTATTCACACAAAGCATTGAGTGCGCCAAATAAGCCAAACAAAAACCTGGATCGGAGGCCGACAATTCCTCATGAACGATCACCGCGGCTGTCGCATCCATTCCGGCTCCACCAAATTGCTCAGGGACCGTAATACCCAAAAGTCCCAGCTCACCGACTTTTTTGAAAAGAGGCAGATTGAATTTTTCACTGCGATCGAACTCGTGCGCCTGTGGCTCAACTTCCGCTTCGGTGAAAGCTTTCACGGTTTCGCGCAACATCGCGTGTTCTGGTGTCGGATTGTAAAGATCAAACTCTTTCCAATTGAAAGACATGGCAACTCCTTGGACTTCAGGAAGAACGTTTATTCAACGCAGGAATCTATTGAGAGACGCTTCGATGGGCAAGGTTTTGACCCTGTTAATGCATTGTGTCTGGACCGATAACGCCAGAGAAGACATAAGTAAATAACTTAAATCATTTTCAGCCTAGGAGGTCGCCATGCAGAAAGTCACCTACACCCGTCTTATTGTCTCCTGGCTGACCGTTTTGTGTTTTTATATCTTTGGTTCAGCTTGGTTGAGCAATCTCGGTTCTCCGGTGATTCTGACGGGTTTGTTTTTGTGGCTGTTCATTGTCATTCTGTGGTCCGCCTTCGGGGTGGTTCATGAGGCTGAGGAATTGGCCGCTTTATTAGGCGAGCCGCACGGAACCCTTATTCTAACACTTTCCATCGTCATTATTGAAGTGGCCTTGGTAGCGGCCGTTATGCTGGGAGCTAAAGCGGCGCCAACCTTGGGTCGCGACACCATGTTCGCGGTCTTGATGATTATCTTAAACGGTGTTGTTGGTCTGGGGCTTTTGATCGGCGGATATAAGTTTCGCGAGCAGTCTTACAACCTTCAGGGGTCGGCCTCTTATCTTTCTGTTCTCATTCCACTCACGACTGTGCCGCTGATTCTGCCTAACTTTACAACTTCCACAGACGGCGGAACATTAACGACTTTGCAGTCTGTGGCTGTCGCACTTTTCACAGTCGTTTTGTATGCGATCTTTCTGATCACCCAAACCGGGCGTCATCGCGCCTTCTATGTCCATCCCGACGCTTTGGAGGCTACGAAAGCCGACCACAGTGACGAAGATGCCGTAGAAATCGCAAAACACACCGTCTTTAAACACACCATTTTATTGCTGCTTAATATTTTACCGATCGTTCTTCTTTCCAAAAGTCTTGCGAAAATCCTGGATCACGGCATCAATTATCTGGAACTGCCGGCCGCTCTTGGAGGTGTGGTTGTTGCGGCTATCGTCTTTACATCAGAGGCCATCAGTTCACTGAAGGCAGTCGCTCGCAATGATTTACAACGTGCGATCAATCTGTGTCTGGGATCTGCCGCTTCCACCGTCGGCCTTACGGTTCCCGCCGTTTTAATCATCGGTTTGATCACGGGACAACCCGTTGTCTTGGGTCTCAAACCGACCGAAATGACGCTTCTTGCGATCACTTTGTTACTAAGCACTCTCACATTTTCGAATAAACGAACGACGTTGCTTGAGGGCGCCGTGCATCTCACGGTATTCTTCGTCTACATCACTTTGGTATTCAGTCCCTAGGGAGTCCGTCAAATGAAAGCAGCCATCTTCGGTATCGGCACAGAACTTACTGATGGTCAGATCGTCAATAAAAACGCCGCTTGGATTTCCAAGCAATTAAAACATCTGGGTTTGATGACTCAGGCCCATCTTGTGGTGCCTGATGATCGCAAGTTGATGCGTGAAGGTTTAGAGTTTTGCGCGACTAAAGCCGATCTGCTTTTTCTGACCGGGGGCCTGGGACCGACCTCGGACGATTTCACTCGTGAGATTGTCACGGAATGGGCTGGTGTGCCGCTGAAATTTGACGAGGCCTCGTGGCAACATGTGACTGAACGACTGACGTCACGTGGGTATGTGGTCAAAGAAATTCAGAAACAGCAATGTTATTTCCCAGAAGGCAGTAAAGTTCTAAAAAATGCCCAAGGCACAGCCAATGCTTTTTATCTGGAAGCCCACGGCAAAAAAGTTTTCGTCTTGCCAGGACCTCCACGAGAAATCGAATCCGTTTGGAATGATTATGTTGCGGAATGGTTGAAGCAACACACACAGCACCTGGATCCTTTTGTCACGCGCATGTGGGATACTCTTGGTGTGGGTGAATCCGACGTCGCGGTCATTGTTGAAGACGTTTTAAAAAATGTCTCTGTCGAAAAAGGCTATCGCGTCCATCTGCCTTACGTGGAAGTGAAGCTCTCTTACTTCAAATCCCAGGAACAAGACATGGCCGCCGCCGTCGATACACTGACAGAGGCCTTGCACTTTTGCACCATCACCCGGGACGCCGAAGACGTCGCCGAAGTCTTTGCCCAAAAGTTGAAAGAGGTGAACTCTTTGTGTTTGATCGACGAGGTCACCGGGCAATTTCTGATGAATCGTTTGATGCCCGTTTTACGCACCTACATGACGGATAAATTCTGGAGTTTTTCCAAATCAAAAGACGTCAAAAGCCCGGCGGATCTACACCTGCATATCATTCCCAAAGATGAACACAGTTGCGAAGTCAGTCTGGAATATCGCGGCAGAAAAACAAAGGACTTCATTACGAGTCCTTACACAACGGCCAATATGAGAGAACGACGCCATCAATATTTTGCAGAGATGGCGCTGATTTTCTGGATGAAGAATTTAAGCTAAGATAAAGAAAGATACGCCCAAAGAGAAATGCTGGTTCCGACAAGCCCCAAGGTGCACATGCCAGTAAAGAAAAGCATTTGCAGTTTTTCTTTCTTTAAAACCAGGCTCAGAGCGCCCAGAACCAGACAGATCTGAAAAAACAAGCTGGCCATATCGAAGCGATCACCGGCTTGCCCCAGGGCCGCCAAATGCACTTCCATTTCTTGGGCGCCAATGATCTTTCCTAGCTCGCCATTGACGTCCTGAACCCAATTGTCTTTACCTACGGACTCAGATCCCTTCAGAATTTCATTTTTTTCTTTTTTATAGCGCAGGATTTTTCTATTGAGGTCCGTGATGTGCTGATCTATTCCGGCCGCAGCCCGGGCCTGAATAGCTCCGGCATTTTTCAAACTAAGGAGCAGCGACCTTTCGCCTTCCACCAAAGTTTCTTTGATGCTTTTCGATTGATACCACATATACGCGGCGGCCTTTTCGTTGGTGCCGATGATTTCATCATCACCGTACTTACCCGCGACCAGATCACTCACCGCCATGACCGCTGCAAAGATCGCGATCACAACACCACAACGCATTTCAAAATTCGAATTATTTTCTTCTGTCATAACCAAAGTTGCAAAATACAAAATAAACAGGGGACCATGCGGTCCCCTGTTGTAAGTGCACTATTTATAATGACTTCGCTTTTTTTCGTCAACGTTTCACGTTTATTTTGGCTTGATGTTTAAATTCTTAAACGCATCACCCAGGGAACCGAAGCCCGAAGTTGCAGCCGTGTGTTGTTGCCAACTTGTATCTTCCATTTCTCGAGGCAAACCTAAAGAAATCTTCTTTTCATCGAAAAGAATTTGATCCACCTGAACCGTCACTTCGTCGCCGCGTTTTTTATTTTCAAACTGGCTGGCGTCGACCGAGTCACGCCATTTCGACTTCGGCAAAAGACCCGTCACGCCCGGTGCGATATTCACGAAAAGACCGTAAGTTTCTTTCTTTTCGACTTTCCCCTTAACCACAGTTCCCACCGGGAACTTTTGCGGCACTTGCAACCACGGATTGCCTTCGCCATCCGCCTGTTTCAAGGACAAAGAAATTTTCAGTTTGCCATCCAGCTCTTCCGTTTTCAAAAGTTTGACGGTCACGGGTTGCGCAATCGAAACCACTTCATGCGGATCATTGATCCGAGACCAACCCAGTTCAGAGACATGGATCAAACCTTCAATACCCGGCTCAAGCTCAACGAAGGCGCCGAAGCGTTCAATGCGAACCACTTTTCCATCCAGGATGGCGCCCGGTTGATGTTTAAGCATGAACGTGCCTTCGTTTTCAGCACGCTGAAGTTCTAGCAAGCGACGGCGAGACACCACCATGTTGCGCTTGTCCATTTGCGTGATTAAAAACTCAAATTTCTTGCCGACGTATTCGTTAGCATCTGATGCAAACTTCAAATCAATCTGACTGATGGGGCAGAAGGCCGTTTTACCCTGCACACTGACGCGGAAGCCTCCGTTGCAAGTTTCGGTCACGCGGCCTTCGATAGGAAGTTCCATATCAAAGGCATCTTCCAAAGAGTCCGTCGTGGCATTTTTGGAACCGCGCTTAGAAAGACGGATCTCGCCATTTTTAAAAGCCGTCACCACGCAGTCAATCACGTCACCGACTTTGTATTTTACTTCTTTATTTTCATCCAAAAGATCTTTGGTCAAAATCAAACCATCAACGGGAGTGCCGGTAGATACGAAGGCCTCCTCTTTACCGATGGAAAGAATTTCCCCGCGCACTTCATCACCCACACGAAGCTTACGGTCCAAACCTTTTTCCGATTGTGCAAACAATTCTTCAAAGCTTGCAAAGTCTTTCGACTCTTCAATATCATCACCAAAAATATCTTTTTTATTAGACATAAAATCGTCCTTTATCGCTCTTCTTCGAGAGTCCGAAAGCTTACCCCCGAACTCAAAAAAAACCAACGGCCAAAAGCTTGAAGCGAAGCCCCAAAGCCCCTACCCTAAAGACCTGAGGTCGTTCAAAATGCCTTGAGCGCAAGGCGGAGGGCTTTCCCACAGCGAAGGCGTGCCTCCATCAAGAGCAGCCCACGGTGGTGCCGCAATTGGGGCATCGATAGCACCCACTCGTCAGCACTGTGTCACTGCCACACTCAGGACACTTCATTGTGAAGTCTGGGCGCACCTCGTCGCTCTCTTTCTTCTTCACCTTATGGACGTTCAAAGGCTGGCTTTGTTTGCTACCATCTCGATAAATAGCCACAGCCTTCACCCCCAGCTTCCAGGCAAGGAAATAGATGCGACTGATATCCCCTTCCGAGGCATTATTGGGAAGATTCACCGTTTTGGAAATGGCGCCACTGATAAAAGGCTGAACTGCGGCCATCATTTGCACATGACTTTCCGGAGAAAGCACTCGCTGTCCCACAACCCCCGTCGCACAATCAAAGACCGGGATGTCTTCGATGCGAATCTCGGGACAACCTACAACGGTATTGTGATCCTGCACATATTGCAGAATCGCTGAAATGGCCTCTTTAGAGTACGCCAAGGATTGCAGCGCCGGCTCGACGGACTGATTGACGATCTGCACTTCGCCACCGCCGGAAAGTTTTTTAAACTTAATCAGTGAAAAATCTGGCTCGATGCCCGTGGTATCACAATCCATCAAAAGACCGATCGTCCCGGTTGGCGCAATGACAGTGGCCTGGGCATTTCTAAAACCATGCTTGGTGCCGTTATAGACGACACTCTTCCAAAGATTTTTAACGGCCTTATCCAGCCCCTCTGGCAAGAAGGACCAGGAAATATTTTTTAAGGCCGCTTCGTGCATCTTCATGACTTTAAGCATGGGCGCCCGATTTTTCTTAAAACCGGCAAAAGGTCCTTTGGCGCGCGCCATTTCAGCACTGGTCAAATAAGCGACCCCACTCATCAGCGCGGTGATCGCCCCGGCCCAGGCCCGCCCCTCGTCACTGTCATAGGGAATGCCTTTTCTCATCAAAAGACTGCCGAGATTGGCAAAGCCTAAACCCAACGGGCGATAGTCATGTGAATTCTGAGCGATCTTTTGCGTCGGATAGCTGGAATAGTCGACAAGAATTTCCTGAGCGACAAACAAAGTCCGCGCGGTGTGAATAAAGGATTCAAAATCAAACTGTCCCTGTTCATCCAAAAACTTCACCAGATTGATCGAGGACAGATTGCAAGCGGAGTCATCGAGAAACATGTACTCCGAACAGGGGTTGCTGGAATAAATGTTATCTGTCTTGGGGCACGTATGCCACTTGTTAATGGTGTCATGAAACTGAATTCCCGGATCTGCACAAACCCACGTCGCGTGCGTGATCTTGTTCCACACCTCCGGCGCTGGCATTTCCCGCAGCGCTTTGCCAGTCACGCGAGCTTTGAGCTTCCAAGGTGTTTGCTTCTCTACCGCTTTCATAAAGGCGTCGGTGACACGCACCGAATTGTTGGCGTTTTGTCCCGAGACCGTGCGATAAGCTTCCCCTTCAAATTCCGCACTTAAGCCCGCCGCAATCAACATATGGGCTTTTCTTTCTTCGCGCATTTTCCAGTCGATAAAATCCAAAACCTCAGGATGATCAATATCAACAACCACCATTTTAGCAGCCCGTCGAGTGGTGCCCCCCGACTTGATTGCACCAGCACCCTTATCCAGAACTTCCAGGAAAGACAAGAGTCCCGAACTCATCCCACCAGCGCTAGTCAGCTCATAACGACTGCGAATTTTTGAAAAATTACTGCCAGTCCCCGAGCCGTACTTAAACAGCTTGGCTTCGGTCTTGGCCAAATCAAAAATCCCTTCGATCGAATCATCCACGCTTTGAATAAAACAAGCAGAACACTGCGGGCGCTCGTAGGCGTTATGCGTGGCTTGAATTCTTTTTTTCTTTTCGTCCCACGCGAAGTGCTCACTGGGAGAATTGATTTTGTAGGACTCCCAAAGACCGGCGTTGAACCACACGGGGCTATTAAAAGCACCTCTTTGCGAAAGAAGAATGTACTTCAGTTCCTTAGCGAAGATATCGGCGTCTTTTTTATGACGGAAATAACCGCCCTGCTTTAACGCCGAAGCGGCAACGGCTTTGGTGACACGGTTGACCAGCTGACGAACAGAGTTTTCGTGCTTGGTTTTGGGAACGCCGACTTTACGAAAATATTTACTGGCCCCGATATCAATCGCCAGTTGCGACCAGGCTTCGGGAGCTTCAACATTTTTCATCTGAAAGAAGACATCGCCCTGACGATTGCGAATTTGCGAATCGACTTTCTTCCATCGAAACATTGATTCGGGATTTTTTCCGGGCGCCACAAAATACGCGGGACTATGTAAAGGGGCTTTTTTCATTCCAATATCGTAACGCTTCTTGTTTCTTACGCCAAGCCATCGAAATGACGAAAGTGAACTGGGACATTCGACCAGTCGGGGTTAAAGTGGCCGCAGTGACACCCTCGAACTCAATGCGTACAAAGTGCCTCAATACGCCAAAGAAACGGCTTGACGCCCCCCTTTGGGCAGGATTAGCTCTTTTCCATGGAATTAAGCTCAGAACGCCCTATGGGAACCAGTTTGCAAAACGATAAGCCCATCTATCTTGATTACAATGCCACAACTCCCGTGGACCCGCAGGTCTTTCACGCGATGGAACCTTACTTTAAAGAGTTCTTCGGTAATCCCGCCAGCGCCGCCCATCAATGGGGTTGGATCGCGGAAAACGCCGTGACAAAAGCGCGAGGACAAGTGGCTGCGCTGATCGGCGCAAAACCCATGGAAATCTTTTTCACAAGTGGTGCGACCGAGGCCAACAACTGGGCGATCTTTGGGCTTCTTTCTAAAATCCGCGAAGAAAACCCGACAGAGCCGATCCATTTTATCACGAGCAATGTCGAACACAGCTCGATCATGAAGGCGATGGCTGCCGTGGAAAAAATGGGCGTGGAAGTGGACTTCCTGCCAGTGAACTCGTTCGGTTTAGTCGAAATTGAAACCCTTCGCAAAGCGATCAAGCCCCACACAAAGCTTATGAGCTTTATTTGGGTGAATAACGAAATCGGATCGATCAACCCGATGGGCGAGATCGCAAAAATAGCGAAGGAAAATAAAATTTACCTGCACACTGATGCCACCCAAGCGGCCGGAAAAATTCCTATGAATGTGACGGAACTGGGCATCGACCTGATGTCTTTTTCGGGGCATAAAATTTATGGTCCTAAAGGTGTGGGCGCTCTTTACATCCGCAGCAAAGACCCCAAGGTGCAGATAAATCCTTTACTTCATGGCGGTGGCCAAGAGCGCGGCTTGCGCTCGGGGTCTCTCAATGTTCCCGGTATTGTCGGCATGGGAATGGCCGCGGAAATCTGTCAAAAGACGATGACGGAAGAATGTCATCGCTTGCAAGGGCTTCGTGATCTTTTCTGGGAAAAGCTTCAGGAAAAAATTCCGGGTGTCCGTCTCAACGGCTCTCCCACGGAGCGCGCTTCGAATCTTCTCAACATCACTCTGCCTAACTACAAAACGGAAGCTTTGTTGCCACGCTTGCAGAAACTGGGCGTGAGCACCGGCTCCGCTTGCGGTACAGGCGCCACGGTGGTGAGCCATGTTTTGCGAGCAATAGGTCTTTCCGTGGATGACGTTCAATGCTCGCTTCGTCTGAGCTTAGGACGATGGAGTACCGAAGACGAGGTTCTTCGGGCCGTGGCGATTCTTAAAAACTCCCTACAAAGATAAAATCAAGTAAAAACAATAACTTAAGGTGCCGCCCTGAAGGCCATTTTCAGACCTCCTCAGGGCTTGACACTTATGTTATACTTCCAGGGTAGTATTTTTGAGGTAGAAGGAGTTCCCCATGATCCGAATTTCGCCAGAAGCCGCTCATAAATTGGCTTCCCTAAAAAAAGAAGAAGGAAAAGATGATTCCGCTTTTTTGCGCGTTGAGGTGAAAAAAGGCGGCTGC
Encoded here:
- a CDS encoding vitamin B12-dependent ribonucleotide reductase gives rise to the protein MKKAPLHSPAYFVAPGKNPESMFRWKKVDSQIRNRQGDVFFQMKNVEAPEAWSQLAIDIGASKYFRKVGVPKTKHENSVRQLVNRVTKAVAASALKQGGYFRHKKDADIFAKELKYILLSQRGAFNSPVWFNAGLWESYKINSPSEHFAWDEKKKRIQATHNAYERPQCSACFIQSVDDSIEGIFDLAKTEAKLFKYGSGTGSNFSKIRSRYELTSAGGMSSGLLSFLEVLDKGAGAIKSGGTTRRAAKMVVVDIDHPEVLDFIDWKMREERKAHMLIAAGLSAEFEGEAYRTVSGQNANNSVRVTDAFMKAVEKQTPWKLKARVTGKALREMPAPEVWNKITHATWVCADPGIQFHDTINKWHTCPKTDNIYSSNPCSEYMFLDDSACNLSSINLVKFLDEQGQFDFESFIHTARTLFVAQEILVDYSSYPTQKIAQNSHDYRPLGLGFANLGSLLMRKGIPYDSDEGRAWAGAITALMSGVAYLTSAEMARAKGPFAGFKKNRAPMLKVMKMHEAALKNISWSFLPEGLDKAVKNLWKSVVYNGTKHGFRNAQATVIAPTGTIGLLMDCDTTGIEPDFSLIKFKKLSGGGEVQIVNQSVEPALQSLAYSKEAISAILQYVQDHNTVVGCPEIRIEDIPVFDCATGVVGQRVLSPESHVQMMAAVQPFISGAISKTVNLPNNASEGDISRIYFLAWKLGVKAVAIYRDGSKQSQPLNVHKVKKKESDEVRPDFTMKCPECGSDTVLTSGCYRCPNCGTTVGCS
- a CDS encoding cysteine desulfurase family protein, giving the protein MELSSERPMGTSLQNDKPIYLDYNATTPVDPQVFHAMEPYFKEFFGNPASAAHQWGWIAENAVTKARGQVAALIGAKPMEIFFTSGATEANNWAIFGLLSKIREENPTEPIHFITSNVEHSSIMKAMAAVEKMGVEVDFLPVNSFGLVEIETLRKAIKPHTKLMSFIWVNNEIGSINPMGEIAKIAKENKIYLHTDATQAAGKIPMNVTELGIDLMSFSGHKIYGPKGVGALYIRSKDPKVQINPLLHGGGQERGLRSGSLNVPGIVGMGMAAEICQKTMTEECHRLQGLRDLFWEKLQEKIPGVRLNGSPTERASNLLNITLPNYKTEALLPRLQKLGVSTGSACGTGATVVSHVLRAIGLSVDDVQCSLRLSLGRWSTEDEVLRAVAILKNSLQR